DNA sequence from the Desulfovibrio sp. genome:
CCGCCGTGGCAAACCTGTGCGGGCAGATATTGCAGCAAGGTGTGGATATTGGCTTTTTCATGCGCGAGCTTGCGGGCAATCTGCGCAACCTCTTTTTGCTGCGCCAGAGCGGTCAGGCCATTGTGCCGAGCCTGCGCCTCCCCGCAGACGAAGCCGCCCTCTGGCAGGGCATTGCTCCGCAATTTTCTGCCGCGCATCTGCACGCGGCATGGCAGATGGCCCTTGACGCGCAGCGCGGCATAGTGCAAAGCCCGGAACCAGCAGCAGCGCTCGAACTGCTTTTGCTCAACCTTGCCCTGCTGCCGCAATTACTACCCGTAGGGCAGGCCACGCCCGGCCCCGTTGGGCCAGCTGGCGGAGCCGGACAGGGAACTCAGCACCAGGCTCAGGCCGTGCCCCCCTCCGCGCAGCGTATGGAAAACAGCGCGGAAATGCCCGCCGGAAGCGCGCAGATGGCGCAATCCCGCCCCAGGGATGCCGCCACGGGCCAGCACGCCGCCAATGATGCGGACGATGCGGAATCAGACGAGCCTGACGCGGCCCAGAGTTTTGCTGCCCCCACGCACCGGCCCTGGCGGCCCGGTGCGCAAACAGGAGCAGCGCAACTTGATCAGGGCAGCACAAATACGGCTATCTCAGATATGGGTAGTCCAAATCAGGGTAGCCCCGGCCAGGAGACCCCCCGTCGGGAAGATTCTGGCCACCGAAATTTCAGGCAAGAGGATTCTGGACAAAATGGAGCTGGCCCCAGAGATTCTGACCAGCCGGACACCAGCGCAAGTGTCGCTGACGGGCAAGGCCTCAACAAGGGCGGCGCAGGCACACCAGACCAGGGCAAGCGGGAAGGTCAGGCAGCCTGCAATTGGGCGGCATTTTGTGATTTTTGCTCTTCATGGCAAGGCGCCGGGCGCGACATGCCGCGCCAGCATTTGCTGCGCAGCGTGAGCGCCACATGGACGGACGGGATTTTACGCCTCGCCCCCAAGGCTGAAACCCAGTTGTTCCAGCTTGAGCGCGGACGCGAGGAGCTGACAGCGGCTTTGGCCGCCTACGGCGCAGGGCAGACACAGCTCGAGCTCGTGGCGCCCCGGCCCTATCGCCCGGAGGCCGAACTGATTGAAGAGTTCAGCCAGAGGCCCGAGTTGCAGCCCTGCCTTGAAGTGCTGAACGCACGGGTCAAAGGGTGCCGCCCGGTGGATCAAGACAACCGCTGAGCCCGCTGGCAACTGAAAAAACTTTCCGCGTCCGCCCGGCCCACGCCGCCGGAACCGGAAGCATGCAACAGACGCAAGGAGAAACACATGCGGAACATGAACGACATTCTGCGCCAGGCGCAGGTTATGCAGAACAAAATCGCCAAACTCCAGCAGGATATGGGCGAACACAGCTACGAAGCCAGCAGCGGCGGCGGCATGGTCAAGGCCGAAGTCTCCGGCAAGCAGGAGCTGCGCAAGCTGATCATTGACCCCAAGGCCCTTGAAGGCAACGATGTTGAAATGCTCCAGGATCTTATTCTGGCCGCTGTTAACGAAGCCGGTCGCATCGCTCGCGAAACCATGGAGCGCGAAATGAGCTCCATCTCTGGCGGCATCAAGCTGCCCGGCCTTTTCTAGAGCCATGCACGATCGGATTCCCGAACCGCTCAAGGCCCTGGTAGAGCAGCTTTCGCGTCTGCCGGGCCTTGGCCCCAAATCCGCCATGCGGGCCGCCATGGCCCTGCTCAAATGGCCGGAAGCCGAAACTCGGCGTCTTGGGCGCGGCATCCACGACCTGCGCGACAACCTGCACCTCTGTTCGCGCTGCGGGGGGCTTTCTTCCACTGACCCCTGCGCCGTCTGTTCCGATACGGAGCGCACCCGCGATACGCTTTGCCTTGTCACCGAATGGGACAGCATGCTCACGCTGGACGAAGGCGGCTTTTACCACGGCCAGTATTTGATTCTGGGCGGCCTGCTTGCACCCCTTGAGCGCATGGATTCCGACAGCCTCGACATGGACAGACTGGTGAAGCGCCTGGGCGAAGGCGAGGTGCATGAGCTCATTCTGGCACTGGGCGCAACGCTTGAGGCGGAGAATACGGCTTCCTTCATCCGGCAGATGGTGCGCAGGCAGTTCCCCACAGTCCGCGTTTCGCGTCTTGCGCAGGGGATTCCCCTTGGGGCCGAAGTAAAATTTATGGACAAGGAAACCCTGCGACAATCCCTGCAATTTCGGCAGGATCTCTCCTGACATCCCGCATATCCAACTCGGCGACTCGTCTTTTTTTTCACGCTGCTATAAATTTTTCGATGATTCTGCCGTAAGAAGGGCAACACGGAGATTGTATGCGTTGCCCTGCAATACGCATGTGATTTGTGCACATTTGCACAATCCCCTTGTTTTTCCACCTCTCAGCATATACTATTGAATACATAATATATGCTACGTGTTTTGCCAAAGGCATATGCATCGTAAAAACTTTCAGGAATCTCAGTGGGATGGTTTCTGTTTGCGCGTTGCATTCTTTGCACAGGCCAACTGACAGCGCCCGGGCCGAATGGCGTTTGCCAGCAAATCAAAGGCGCAGGATGAGGTTCTATTCCATGAACATGACTTTGGCTTATCGCATCATCTTTGTTTTTGTCGCGGGTCTCGTACTGGCCTGTATGGCCATGCTCATCGGGTTTACCATGGTTCTGGGCGATGCTTTATCTGGCGCAGCCGCCCTGAAAGCCCTGCTGATCGGCGGTGGCTTTACACTCCTGCTAGCCGTTGCTGGCTCTTTTTTTATATGCAACAGACTCTGCCCCATCCGTAAAATTGTGCTCTACGCCAAGGCCATTGCCGCTGGCGATGAAAAAGCAAAGCTGGAAATAGACCGTTCTGACTGTCTGGGCCACATGGCAACGGCCCTTCAAGAAATGGTCGCGAAGCTTGAAGGCCAGGCCCACTGGTACGAGAGCATACTCAACACCCTGCCCCTCTCCATATCTGTTACGGATAACGACATGGTCTGGACCTTCTGCAACAAGGTCGCACTCGAGAGTATGAATAAAGCCTGTCAGGGCGATGTGGTGGGCAAGCACTGCTCGGAAAAGCAGGGCAACATCTGCAACACGCCGCAGTGCGGCATTGAGCAGTTGCGCCTGGGCAACAAGCAGGTCATCAATGAGATGCCCAATGGCAAAACCATGCAGATCATGCTCGACTTTTTGCAGGACCGGCGCGGCAACGTGGTGGGCCATGTGGAAATTGGCGAGGACATCACCGCACGCATTGCCCTTGAGAAGAAGGCCGAACAAGCCGCGCACAAGGCCCGCATGGAAACCGTGAACCAGCTTGAAGGCGTTGTGGAAACATTGCAACATGCCGCCAATACCCTCGACAAATCACTCAACGATGTGCGCGACAAGTCCGGCACGGTGGCCGACCGCATGGCTGAAACAGCCACTGCCATGGACGAAATGAATTCCACCGTCCTTGAAGTGGCCCACAATGCAGACGGCGCTGCCGATGCGGCCAATTCCGTGCAGGGACACGCCCAGGAAGGCGCGGACATTGTGCTGCGCACCATCAAGAATATGCAGGAAGTGCAGGGCAAGGCCTCTGGCCTCAAGGGCGAAATGAGCACGCTGGACAAACAGGCAAGGGACATTGGCGCAGTGCTGACGCTTATCCGCGACATTGCCGACCAGACGAACCTGCTTGCCCTCAATGCCGCCATTGAAGCCGCCCGCGCTGGCGATGCCGGCCGTGGTTTTGCCGTGGTGGCGGACGAAGTGCGCAAACTGGCCGAAAAAACCATGAGCGCCACAAGCGAAGTGGAAAAAGCCATTGCCGCCATTCAGGAAGGCACCAGCAAAAGCGCCACAACGGTGGATACCACCGTCAATTCCATTGAAGAAGTGAGCCATATGGCGCAGGAGTCAGGGCACTCGCTTGACCTTATCTCAAATCTCGCGGGCGATTCCAGCAGCCGGGTTTCCGCCATTGCCACGGCAGCCACGCAGCAGT
Encoded proteins:
- the recR gene encoding recombination mediator RecR encodes the protein MHDRIPEPLKALVEQLSRLPGLGPKSAMRAAMALLKWPEAETRRLGRGIHDLRDNLHLCSRCGGLSSTDPCAVCSDTERTRDTLCLVTEWDSMLTLDEGGFYHGQYLILGGLLAPLERMDSDSLDMDRLVKRLGEGEVHELILALGATLEAENTASFIRQMVRRQFPTVRVSRLAQGIPLGAEVKFMDKETLRQSLQFRQDLS
- a CDS encoding YbaB/EbfC family nucleoid-associated protein — encoded protein: MRNMNDILRQAQVMQNKIAKLQQDMGEHSYEASSGGGMVKAEVSGKQELRKLIIDPKALEGNDVEMLQDLILAAVNEAGRIARETMEREMSSISGGIKLPGLF
- a CDS encoding methyl-accepting chemotaxis protein; the encoded protein is MNMTLAYRIIFVFVAGLVLACMAMLIGFTMVLGDALSGAAALKALLIGGGFTLLLAVAGSFFICNRLCPIRKIVLYAKAIAAGDEKAKLEIDRSDCLGHMATALQEMVAKLEGQAHWYESILNTLPLSISVTDNDMVWTFCNKVALESMNKACQGDVVGKHCSEKQGNICNTPQCGIEQLRLGNKQVINEMPNGKTMQIMLDFLQDRRGNVVGHVEIGEDITARIALEKKAEQAAHKARMETVNQLEGVVETLQHAANTLDKSLNDVRDKSGTVADRMAETATAMDEMNSTVLEVAHNADGAADAANSVQGHAQEGADIVLRTIKNMQEVQGKASGLKGEMSTLDKQARDIGAVLTLIRDIADQTNLLALNAAIEAARAGDAGRGFAVVADEVRKLAEKTMSATSEVEKAIAAIQEGTSKSATTVDTTVNSIEEVSHMAQESGHSLDLISNLAGDSSSRVSAIATAATQQSAASEEINRNIAEVNTLSARIAEATNAAAGQVRDLAAQVNIVTGILDDIRKDDKKHAAEA
- the dnaX gene encoding DNA polymerase III subunit gamma/tau, with amino-acid sequence MKHLSLAARYRPQNFAQVAGQDMVKAVLSRAAAEDRPAAAYLLSGTRGVGKTTIARIFAKALNCQHAPGPEPCNQCEQCRKITQGVHVDVTEIDGASNNSVEDARSLRETIGYAPMEGRYKIFIIDEAHMLTRNAFNALLKTLEEPPERVVFIFATTEAHKFPITIVSRCQHFVFRHLSEDALFAHLTAVLRKENAAFEEGAVRLIARRAAGSVRDSMSLLDQTLALGGEELTIAATRQVLGLAGQELFAELFAALQGQDCAAVANLCGQILQQGVDIGFFMRELAGNLRNLFLLRQSGQAIVPSLRLPADEAALWQGIAPQFSAAHLHAAWQMALDAQRGIVQSPEPAAALELLLLNLALLPQLLPVGQATPGPVGPAGGAGQGTQHQAQAVPPSAQRMENSAEMPAGSAQMAQSRPRDAATGQHAANDADDAESDEPDAAQSFAAPTHRPWRPGAQTGAAQLDQGSTNTAISDMGSPNQGSPGQETPRREDSGHRNFRQEDSGQNGAGPRDSDQPDTSASVADGQGLNKGGAGTPDQGKREGQAACNWAAFCDFCSSWQGAGRDMPRQHLLRSVSATWTDGILRLAPKAETQLFQLERGREELTAALAAYGAGQTQLELVAPRPYRPEAELIEEFSQRPELQPCLEVLNARVKGCRPVDQDNR